The Lujinxingia vulgaris DNA window GTGAGCGTCGGGCAAAACCAGCGGGGCTCGAAGTCTGAGACCTTAACACGCCATAAAGGGGCGATGAAGCGCCCGGACCACCGGCCGGGCCGTGCACATCCACCCGTCGGCGCAACGCTAAAACGACGAGAGCCCGCCACTGGTAGATGGCGGGCTCTCTGCCCGAAGCACCGAAGTGCTTCAGGTCGCGATCAGGCGTCGATCAGCCGGTCGGGCGGCTGGAGAAGTCGACGTTGGTCTGCACGTCGGTGTTCGCTTCCTGGAACTTCTTAGCGACCGTGCCACCGAAGGCCTTCACGATCATGATCACGAAGCAGGCGATGAGCACGAGCAGGATGATGTACTCGGTGGCGGTGGCGCCGTCTTCGTCGTTGTGCAGCGAGATGAACAGGTTCTTGACGTTTTCCATCGGGGGTGCCTCCCAGGGATTTGGCCTGCTTATCGACAGGCCGGTTTGTGAAGATTCACTCGACGCGCTGTTTGGGCGCTTCGGGTGAATATTACAGCAACGAGTGTGCCAGGTGTTGAAAAAAAGTGAAACAAGGTGATTCGGTGCAACTTTGAGCCCGAAGTGTGCCAAGCTGGCACGATCCTCGGGATCGAGTCCCCACGACCTCAGACCGCAGGGTGGGCCAGCCACCACACGAGGAAGTCGCGGTAGGCTTTGACGTAGACCGCCGTCGAGATCAACGCGATGGTCGCGCCAATCGAGATCAGCGAGAAGATGATCAGGTACTCGGTGTACGCCACGCCGCTCTCTTCGTGATGAAGACGCGCCAGGGCATCAACCAGCCTACCTTTGATGTGAGTCATCGCGTTCATGGGATCCTCAAGTCGGTGATCCGGTCAGTGCATCGCACCCTCAAAGCCCACCTGCCGGCAGCTTTTTGCGATGGTGCGGAGTGCGGGGACGTTCAAGACGTTACGTATGTGGCGAGCCCGGGTCAAGCTGGCCTGCGATTGAGGCCGGAGATCGAAGACAGAGCGCGGACTGCCACACTGCCCCTGATGAAGGTGCAAGGAGTGGGCCAGAGTGAGGCCGGGGCGAAATCTCATCGCCGGTCGGCCTGTTTGACAGCAGCGAGGCGCGCAGACTACACCCGCCGGGCTTCATGCGCCGGTAAAGGGTGAGCTGCGTGTGATGATCGATACAAAGCGAGGGTGAAGGTGTCCGACGAGTTTGCAGTGGCGATAGAAGAGGGGCAGCAGGAGGAGGCGCGGCCGCAGCGCGAGGAGCGCTACCCGGTGGATCGACTCTCGGAGCTGGTGGGTGCAAACCATCCGGTGGAGGTGCAGGCGGGCGCCGGCGCCCTGATGTCGGCGGTGCTCTCTCACCTCTCTTTTAAGGTGGGGCGACCGGTGGTGGTGCTCACCGCCGAGGAGAACCAGGCCGAGCGCCTGGCCACCGATCTTCGCCTCTTCTGCGGGGCCGGCGATGATGTTGGCCAGGTGGAGGGGCTCTCACCGGAGGATGATCGCTTTGATGAGGCGGTAGTCCATTTCCCCTCCTATGATGTGGGGCCTTTTTACCAGGCCACGGCCGACCGGCGCGTCACGATGGCGCGCCTGGCGGCGCTGCACGCGCTTCGAGGACAGAAGCCCCCGCGCTACACCGTGGCGTCGGTGGGCGCGGCGATGCGGCGCACCCTCGCGCCAGCGACCTTCTCGCAGCACACCCACCGCCTCACCATCGAAGATGCGCTGGATAACGAGCGGCTGCGCGAGGTGATGGCGCACCTGGGCTACTCGGAGGTTCCGGTGGTCGAGGACGCGGGCACCTTCGCGGTGCGCGGCGACATCGTCGACATCTTCTCCCCGCACGAAGAGCACCCGGTGCGCGTGGAGCGCTGGGGCGATGAGATCGCCGAGATCCGCCAGTTCCATAAAGAGACCCAGCGCAGCCTGGAGGAGCGCGGCCACTGCGACATCTTCCCGGTGCGCGAGGCCATCCTCGATAAAGAGGGGGTGGGCCGCGCGATCGCGAAGTTGCGCGCGCTCAGCGCCGAGATGGGGAGGCCGTCGAGCGATCTTCGCGATCTCATCGCCGATCTTCAGGCCGGGCTGCATGTGGTTGGCATGGAGGCTTTGCTGCCGGCGCTGTATGAGGAGATGGGCGATCTTCTCGACTACCTGCCCGCCGAAGCCGTGGTCGTGGTGCTGGAGCCCTCGGCCTTTATGGCGAAGGCGCGCACGCTCTGGGAGAAGCGCCTTGGCGAGTTTGAGGCCTCCCGCGCCGAAGAGGATTACGTCTTTGAGGTCGGGGCTTACTACCGCCGCCCCGATGCCCTTGGCCAGTGGCTGGGGGGGCGCAAGCCGGTGGAGTGGCGGCGCGTAGCGATGATCGAAGATGTGCAGGAGCGGGGCTGGCCTGTGCCCGAAGAGCACCTGGAGTTTCGGGTGCGCGAGAACAACGACATCATCGCGCTGCGCAAGCACTTCCAGGGCGTGGAGCAGACGGTCAAGGCGCTCAGCGAGAAGCTCAACGGGTGGAAGGAGCGCTACGGGCGCATCTGTTTTGCGTGCCGCACCGGCGCCCAGGCCGAGCGTCTGGTGGAGCTTTTAAATAGCTACGGCCAGGACGCGATGGTGCTCAGCGCGCCCATCGACATCAGCGAGCCGGTGCCGCCTCCGGCCGATGTGCTTGAGGTTTATGCTGGCGAGCTCAGCGCGGGCTTTCGCTCGGAGCTGCTGGGCGTGGCGCTCGTGTCGGGGGTGGAGCTCTTCGGCCAACGCGTGGTCACCCACCAGCAAAAGTCGATCACCGAACACGCTGCCATCACCCACTTCAAAGATCTCAACGACGGCGACCTGGTGGTGCACGTCGACTTCGGGATCGGCCGCTACCGGGGCATCGCCCACCTGGATGTGGAGGGGATCGGCAACGATTTTCTGCACATCGAGTACGCCGGCGGCGACAAGCTCTACCTGCCGGTCTACCGCCTGGGGCGCGTGCAGAAGTACATCGGCGGTGGCGACAACATCGCGCTCGATAAGCTCGGGGGCACCCGCTGGGATCGCACCAAAGAGAAGGTCAAAGAGAACATCCGCGAGCTGGCCGGCGATCTTCTGGCGCTTTACGCCAAACGCGAGCTGACCAAAGGCATCAAGTTCAGCCCGCCCGACGCCTTTTATGAGGAGTTCGAGCAGGCCTTTCCCTTCGATGAGACCCCCGACCAGGCCCGCGCCATCCACGAGGTGCTCAGCGACATGTCGAAGTCGCGGCCGATGGACCGGCTCATCTGCGGCGACGTGGGCTTTGGTAAGACCGAGGTGGGCATCCGCGCGGCGATGAAGGCGGTGATGGACGGCAAGCAGGTCGCCGTGCTCGTGCCCACCACGCTCTTGAGCGAGCAGCATGCGATCTCGTTTGAGAAGCGCGTCAAGGCGTTCGGGGCGCGGGTGGCGGCCATCAACCGCTTCCGATCCTCCAAAGAGATCAAAGAGATCCTGGCCGATACCGCCTCCGGCAAGATCGACGTGCTCATCGGCACCCACCGCATCCTCTCCAAAGATGTGGAGTTTAAGGAGCTGGGGCTTCTGGTCGTCGATGAGGAGCAGCGCTTTGGCGTGGCGCATAAAGAGAAGATCAAGAAGATGCGCGCCAACATCGACGTGCTCACGCTCTCGGCCACGCCGATCCCGCGCACCTTGCAGATGAGCATGCTGGGGATTCGCGACCTCTCGATCATCGCCACCCCGCCGCATAACCGCCTCTCGGTGCGCACGCACGTGGCCAAGTTCAGCGACTCGGTGGTGCGCGAGGCGATCATGCGCGAGCTGGGCCGCGGCGGGCAGGTCTTCTTTGTGCATAACCGCGTTCAGACGATCGAGGAGATGGCGCGCCATCTGCGCGAGATTGTGCCGGAGGCGCGCATCGGCATCGGCCACGGTCAGATGGCCGAGGGTAAGCTCGAAGAGGTGATGTACGCCTACATTCGCGGCGAGATTAACGTGCTCTTGTGTACGAGCATCGTGGAGAGCGGGCTGGATATCCCCAACGCCAACACAATCATCGTCAACCGCGCCGACATGTTCGGGCTCTCCCAGCTCTATCAGCTGCGGGGGCGCGTGGGTCGTGGAAGCCAGCGCGCGTACGCCTACCTGCTGGTGCCGGCGAGGCGTACGCTGCCCGATGATGCGCAGAAACGCCTGGAGGTCATTCAGACCTACACCGACCTTGGCAGCGGGTTCCACGTGGCGAGCTACGACCTGGAGATCCGCGGGGCGGGCAACCTGCTCTCCGACGATCAGTCCGGGCATGTGGTGGCCGTCGGCCTGGACCTCTACACCGAGCTTCTGGAGGAGGCCATCGCCGACATCCGCGGCCAGGAGCTCGAAGATGAGCTCGAACCGGAGGTCAACATCCCGGTCGAGGCCTACATCCCCGACACCTACATCCCGGCCACAAGCCTGCGCCTGATGTTCTACAAGCGCTTCTCGCTGGCGCGCTCGGGCGATGAGCTGGCGATGATCTTTGAGGAGCTCGTCGATCGTTTTGGCGAGCCGCCGAGCTCGGTACGAAACCTGCGCGATCTCATCAGCGTGAAGATCGATCTTCGCCGTCTGGGCGCCGCGCGTCTCGACGCCGGGATGAGCGCCATTGCCATGGAGCTCGACCCGCGCACGCCGCTGAATCCGGCGGCGGTCCTCGATCTTGTGAACGCAAGTGGCGGGCGCTGGCGCCTGACCGCCGAGATGAAACTAATCTACAAGCTCAAGGTCGATGAGTCTGCCCAGCTGATGCGCACCGCGCGCAGCGTTCTCAATCAACTGCTGGCGTTGTAGGGTGTGCCCATGAAGATGATGAACGCGAAGAAAACGATGGTGGGGATGATGGTTGGCGGGGCGCTTCTCGTGGCGTGTGCGCCTCAAAAGCCTTCGGCCGAAGGCGATGCGCCGCGCCAGGAGCGCGCTGAAGACGGCGCCCCGGGCCAGGATCAGGTGGTCGCCCGGGTCAACGGTGAGGCCATCACCCGCGCGGAGTTTGAGCGGCGCATCGAGAGCCTGGCTCCCCACGCCCGCGCTCGGCTGCAGTCGCCGGAGCAGCGCGAAGACTTTTTGAAGAGCGTGGTGCAGTTCGAGGTGATGGCCGACGCCGCCGAAGAGGCCGGCCTCGGAGAGAGCCCGCAGGTGCGCCACGCCATGCGTGAGGTGATGGTGCGCCTGATGCTCGCTGAACAGCTGCGTGAGGAGGGCGGGGCGGCCGTTGGTGACGAGGAGCTGCAGGCCTATTACGACGCGCACCGCGCCGACTTTGCGCGGCCCGCGCGCCGCATGGTCTACGAGCTTGTGGCCCAGACCCGCGAGGAGGCTGAGCGCCTGCGCCGCCGCTTTGTCGAAGAGGCCTACCCCACCACGCAAGAGGCGCTCAACGCCTTTGCGGAGCTCGCCGGGCAGTACTCCTTCGATCGCAAAACGGGCGACCGCAGCGGGGCGCGCGGCTGGGTGGAGGCTGGCCAGCCGGTGGCCGGCGCCGAGACGATGTTTGAGACACCGGTCGGCCAGGCCTCAACGCCCTATGAAGATGAGCGAGGCTGGGTGGTGGCGTTTGTGGCCGAGGAAGAACCCGCTCGCCAGCCCGCGTTGAGCGAGGTGGAGCGCGAGCTGCGCACCCGCGTGCTCGAAGAGAAAAGACGCCGACTTCGCACCGAGCTTGTGGAGCGCTTGATGGCCGAGGCCACCATCGAGATCGATGAAGATGTACTCGCTACTGTCACCCCCCCCCAGCCCGAGCTCCCCACTCGCCTGCGCGACCTTCCGCGCCTTCCGGTGCGCGACCAGGGCGCGGGCGACTGAGCCGTCCGCGCGCCATGATTGACGTTTAAAGATACCCATTGAGAGCATGCGTTATGAGTCGATTCACCCTGCTGCGAACCTTTCTGCTGGCTGTGCTGGCCTTTGCCGGCGCCGGCGTCATCAGCGCGGCTGTGCCCGTGACGGCCCAGGCCGCGATCATCGATCGGGTGGTGGCCCAGGTGAACGATGAGATCGTCACGCTCTATGAGCTCGAAAAAGAGGCGCGCACCTACCTCGTGCAGCAGGGGCGCAGCGCGCGGGTGCTCGACAACCCGGAGCGCCGCGAGGAGGTGCTGCAGGAGGTGCTCGACGATCTGGTGAATCGCCTGTTGATCAACCAGGCCGCCGCCGAGGTCGGGGAGTCGATCAGCGATGAGGAGGTCAACGACTGGATGCGGACTCTGCGCCAGCAGCAGGGGCTCGACGAGCAGCAGTTCATGCAGATGGTGGCCCAGTACGGCATCGACTTTGAGACCTACAAAGAGGTCGTGCGCGACAACCTTTTGCGCATGCGCATGGTCAGCTTAAGCGGTCGCAGCGCCACGGTGGCAGACTCCGAGATCGACTCGATCTACCGCCGTCGTCACGGGTCCTCGGGCAAAGAGCGCTTCATTCGCGTGCGCCACATCCTCGTAGAAGTCGACGGGGAGGGTGAGACCGCCGAGGAAGCCGCGCGTCAGCGCGCCTCCGAGCTCCGGGCGATGGTCGAGCAGGGCGCCGACTTCGCGGAGGTTGCCCGCCAGCACAGCGAAGGCCCGGGCAAAGATCAGGGCGGGATGCTCGGTGAGTTTCGCCGCGGCCAGCTCGAATCCACCTTTGAACAGGCCGCGTTCTCCATGGAGCCCGGCCAGCTCTCGGAGCCTGTGCGCACGCCTTTCGGTTACCACATCATTGAAGTGGTCGAGAGTGAGGAGCGCGTCGCCCGGGCCGCCGCCGAGCAGCGCGCCCGCATCCGCGCCGAGCTTCAGGAGCAGGAGATGAACCGCCAGATCGAAGCCTACCTTCAGACCCTTCGCGCCAAAGCCTATGTCGATGTCCGCTACTGATAGCCCCGCAACACCTGTGCGCCTGGCGCTGACCATGGGGGACGCCGCCGGCATCGGGCCGGAGGTGATCGTCAAGACCCTGGCGCACCTCGACGCCACGCAAAGCCCCATTGAGGCGGTGGTCTACGGCAGCAACGAGGTGATGCGCCAGGAGGCCCGGGCGCTCGGGTACACCGGGGCGATCGAGGTGGTGGAGGTGGGGCCGGAGCTCGATTTTTCAAAACGCCCGGTGGGAAGGCTCGACCGACGCGCGGCGCTGGTGCAGTGGCGCGCGCTGCAGCGTGCGATGGAAGACGTCGACCAGGGCCGGGCCGACGCGATTGTGACCGCCCCCTGGAACAAAGCCCTCTTCGAGCTGGCCGAGATGCCCGTGGTCGGCCATACCGAGGTCTTGCAGGCCCATTATGGTCAGGATCGGGTGGTGATGATGCTCGGTGGAGAGCGCCTCAAGGTGGCGCTGGTGACCACGCACGTGGCGCTCTCGGAGGTCAGCCAGCGCCTCAGCGCTCCCCTGCTTCGGGAGATCTGCGCGGTGACGCTGGCCGGGCTCAAGGAGCGTTTTGGCGTGGCGCGGCCGCGCCTGGCGGTGTGTGGTTTAAACCCCCACGCCGGCGAACGCGGCCATATGGGCGATGAGGAACTCCTGTGGATCGACCAGGCCGTCGCCGATCTGGACCGGGAGTTCTCCGACGCCGAGATCAGCGGTCCCTGGCCTGCGGACACCCTCTTTGCGAAGTTCCGCGGCGAGGGAATGCCTTATGATGCCGTGATCTGCATGTACCATGATCAGGGGCTTATCCCCTTGAAATTGCTGCACTTTGGGGAGTCCGCGAACATCACCCTGGGG harbors:
- a CDS encoding Flp family type IVb pilin; the encoded protein is MENVKNLFISLHNDEDGATATEYIILLVLIACFVIMIVKAFGGTVAKKFQEANTDVQTNVDFSSRPTG
- the mfd gene encoding transcription-repair coupling factor; this encodes MSDEFAVAIEEGQQEEARPQREERYPVDRLSELVGANHPVEVQAGAGALMSAVLSHLSFKVGRPVVVLTAEENQAERLATDLRLFCGAGDDVGQVEGLSPEDDRFDEAVVHFPSYDVGPFYQATADRRVTMARLAALHALRGQKPPRYTVASVGAAMRRTLAPATFSQHTHRLTIEDALDNERLREVMAHLGYSEVPVVEDAGTFAVRGDIVDIFSPHEEHPVRVERWGDEIAEIRQFHKETQRSLEERGHCDIFPVREAILDKEGVGRAIAKLRALSAEMGRPSSDLRDLIADLQAGLHVVGMEALLPALYEEMGDLLDYLPAEAVVVVLEPSAFMAKARTLWEKRLGEFEASRAEEDYVFEVGAYYRRPDALGQWLGGRKPVEWRRVAMIEDVQERGWPVPEEHLEFRVRENNDIIALRKHFQGVEQTVKALSEKLNGWKERYGRICFACRTGAQAERLVELLNSYGQDAMVLSAPIDISEPVPPPADVLEVYAGELSAGFRSELLGVALVSGVELFGQRVVTHQQKSITEHAAITHFKDLNDGDLVVHVDFGIGRYRGIAHLDVEGIGNDFLHIEYAGGDKLYLPVYRLGRVQKYIGGGDNIALDKLGGTRWDRTKEKVKENIRELAGDLLALYAKRELTKGIKFSPPDAFYEEFEQAFPFDETPDQARAIHEVLSDMSKSRPMDRLICGDVGFGKTEVGIRAAMKAVMDGKQVAVLVPTTLLSEQHAISFEKRVKAFGARVAAINRFRSSKEIKEILADTASGKIDVLIGTHRILSKDVEFKELGLLVVDEEQRFGVAHKEKIKKMRANIDVLTLSATPIPRTLQMSMLGIRDLSIIATPPHNRLSVRTHVAKFSDSVVREAIMRELGRGGQVFFVHNRVQTIEEMARHLREIVPEARIGIGHGQMAEGKLEEVMYAYIRGEINVLLCTSIVESGLDIPNANTIIVNRADMFGLSQLYQLRGRVGRGSQRAYAYLLVPARRTLPDDAQKRLEVIQTYTDLGSGFHVASYDLEIRGAGNLLSDDQSGHVVAVGLDLYTELLEEAIADIRGQELEDELEPEVNIPVEAYIPDTYIPATSLRLMFYKRFSLARSGDELAMIFEELVDRFGEPPSSVRNLRDLISVKIDLRRLGAARLDAGMSAIAMELDPRTPLNPAAVLDLVNASGGRWRLTAEMKLIYKLKVDESAQLMRTARSVLNQLLAL
- a CDS encoding peptidylprolyl isomerase — encoded protein: MKMMNAKKTMVGMMVGGALLVACAPQKPSAEGDAPRQERAEDGAPGQDQVVARVNGEAITRAEFERRIESLAPHARARLQSPEQREDFLKSVVQFEVMADAAEEAGLGESPQVRHAMREVMVRLMLAEQLREEGGAAVGDEELQAYYDAHRADFARPARRMVYELVAQTREEAERLRRRFVEEAYPTTQEALNAFAELAGQYSFDRKTGDRSGARGWVEAGQPVAGAETMFETPVGQASTPYEDERGWVVAFVAEEEPARQPALSEVERELRTRVLEEKRRRLRTELVERLMAEATIEIDEDVLATVTPPQPELPTRLRDLPRLPVRDQGAGD
- a CDS encoding peptidylprolyl isomerase; this translates as MSRFTLLRTFLLAVLAFAGAGVISAAVPVTAQAAIIDRVVAQVNDEIVTLYELEKEARTYLVQQGRSARVLDNPERREEVLQEVLDDLVNRLLINQAAAEVGESISDEEVNDWMRTLRQQQGLDEQQFMQMVAQYGIDFETYKEVVRDNLLRMRMVSLSGRSATVADSEIDSIYRRRHGSSGKERFIRVRHILVEVDGEGETAEEAARQRASELRAMVEQGADFAEVARQHSEGPGKDQGGMLGEFRRGQLESTFEQAAFSMEPGQLSEPVRTPFGYHIIEVVESEERVARAAAEQRARIRAELQEQEMNRQIEAYLQTLRAKAYVDVRY
- the pdxA gene encoding 4-hydroxythreonine-4-phosphate dehydrogenase PdxA, whose amino-acid sequence is MSATDSPATPVRLALTMGDAAGIGPEVIVKTLAHLDATQSPIEAVVYGSNEVMRQEARALGYTGAIEVVEVGPELDFSKRPVGRLDRRAALVQWRALQRAMEDVDQGRADAIVTAPWNKALFELAEMPVVGHTEVLQAHYGQDRVVMMLGGERLKVALVTTHVALSEVSQRLSAPLLREICAVTLAGLKERFGVARPRLAVCGLNPHAGERGHMGDEELLWIDQAVADLDREFSDAEISGPWPADTLFAKFRGEGMPYDAVICMYHDQGLIPLKLLHFGESANITLGLPIIRTSVDHGTAYDIAGKGVADAGSMIYATELAAKMVARVRGGVF